CCACGTTCTACTTAACAGTGATTTAGTCTGATCCGTGACTTTTAAATAATTGGACGCACGTGTGGTATGAGGACTCCTTCGACTCTTGTCCCAGGCCTGCCCAACGCCACACTTACTGAGTAATGGAGATTTCTCTGAAGCTATCCCAGAGGAAGAGGGGGGAAAACATTGCATGTCACAAAGCAAAACTTCATAAAAGTTCTATTTAGCCACCTCTGCCCCTCAGTTTCTCTCCTTCCTACAGCCCGCTCATTCCCTTGCTTGGTCTCTCCTCCTCACTGCACTGTCCCTGCTACCTCTGCAAATCCCCCCAGGAGTCCCATCCTTGCTGAATGAAAGCCCCACATCTGGCTAAACAGCTATCTTGCCAAAATGGCTTGCTCTCCTCCATTCATCCTACTTTCTGCCATCACAGAATGCTTTCTACACAGCTGCCTATGTCTTTGAACCATCCCTGCCACTAGACAGTGAGCAACTTGAGGACAAAGATTGTGTCTGGGTCAGCTTTGTGACTCTTCCAGAGCCTTCTTCTTTGAGAACATTCATGCAAGGAATTTTCATGAAAGAATTCATGGAGAAGTTGGAAACTGAGTTGGCCCAAAATAGGtagaataggaaaaataaagtCAGAAGAACAAAGGAGCTCCAAGTAGAGGCAAAAGGAGGAGCAATAGTAGGTTCCCCTTCCCCATGTCCTGTGGGCAAGAGTGAGCTATTGAAGATTCTTGATCTAGGGCATGACAACATTTTAGGAAAGTCAATCTGTGCAGGCTGTAATGGAGTGAAAGACAGCAAGTGCAAGGAGGAAAGGAAGCTGTTGTCATGACACAGGTATGAGGCACTAGATGTCTCAGGGTAGGATATGAAGGCAGACAGACTGATGCAGGAGGCAGTACTTTGACCAGGTAAAACGACTTGCCCAAGACTACATGGATCAGATCAGGGCTTCTAACCACCCCACCTTCTCTATCCAGGGAATCAGACCTATCTGTCCAAGTATGAGCTCTTCTTCCATGAAGCCTCccactctccctcttccctcctctgcaCCTCCATGGACAGGTTATCAGTCAATACATTCACAGATAATAGCTGTGAATTTGGCCTTGTCATGTAACCCCTGTGGGGCCAAGTTTTATCCTCTGGGATCAAAGTGATGAAAGTATTTCCCATGGGGCTTTTGAGAGGATCGAATGAGGGGGGTATCCAGAGCCCAGCAGGCCTTCTCCTGAGTGAGAGGCTGTCTCCCTGCAAATTCCCTGACAGCAGGACAGGATCAGTCACATCTGGCTTGTCTGTGTCTCCAGGGGACCAACGCGGGGACCAGCGCCCACTAGGCTCATTTGTTTATGAGTTCCATGAATAATAGCACTTGCTGCATGCCAAGCCCTGTAGCAGAATCTGGGTGGAGGGATAAATAAAGTCAAGGGGCCCCTGGAGATGCGGTAGAGGATTGGGGCTGAGATCCCAAGAGTACCGTAGAAGGAAGTGGTGGTCTCAGTCAAATCAGAATATCTCAATCAAATCACAGCCAGCTGAGATGAACTGACTTGTCCCATCTGACCCCCATGACAACATCATTCAAAGATGAGGCGGCAGTACCTGAGAAAATCCCATGGTCAATAAGTCATGTGGCGGGGCCTGAGCCCAAGCCCCTCACTTTTCAAGGAAGGGGCTCACAGCAAGCCCCTCAGAGATCCCCAACTCCACTGCTCACCAGCCTCTGTCTCTGCCCTGTCTTGTAAGTTAAGAATTTCCAGGCAACATCTATACATTCATTCACTGGGCCATCAGGAGCCCCTGAGCTCCAGGGTATTTTTAGCTCTTGGTGGCCAGGCCCAGTTGGTGACTGGCAGCAAGCGGAGCCCTCTGTGTTGCTCCTGGCTCAGCATAAGAGGTGGCTAGGCAAGGAGAGGGGGCCCGGGAATACCTTGCACCCCTGGTCCACAGCTGCCTCATTGTCCCTTGGGGAGGAGCTGGGCTGCTGCTACGGCCACTGACTGACGCTAGGAGCATTCTTTCCTGTTGATTCATCACTAGGAATGTTTTGGGCCcagctggggtggggcagggccaCTGAGGGGGACATCTCAGATATGAGCAGCCAGAGGCAGACAGCAGGTCCTTGGCACCAGACTCAGTGTGCCCTGGCCCTCACCCAGGGATCACAAAGGTAGACCCTGCCATCCCTGCCCTTATCACACTCTGCCTTGAGGTGCACTTGTTTGCACATCTGTCTCTCCCACCAGACTGGGAAGGCCCCCTACCAGTGTCTAGCACTCCAGCCCCCTGTCTAGCACATAGGGGAAAATCAATAAtggtttgctgaatgaatgagccTTTGCAGGACATTCTGGCACAGGGCCAAGATGGGGAACCCTCCTGGACTGGCTGCTCTGGGCCTAGGGAGGAAACTGGGAGGCAAGAACCCTGTGCCCATTTCACAGACAGAAACATGAATGCACTGAGGGGGACCAGGACTGTGGGAAAGAAcagagggctggggctgggatTCAGGCACCTAGGCGCTCCTCCCACTGCTGGGACACCCCCTCTCGCAGCCATTTCcacatttgttttattcttcagTCCCACCAACCCAGCTTCCCTCCATTCACACCCTCTCCCCTGAGCCTGACATTATGAAAGGTGTATTGGAGGGTTTACGTTCTCTCCTGTACTGTGACCTGAGGGGAACTAGTCGTGTCTCCTGGGGCTCAGTGTTCCCAACTGCACAATGGGAGGAACAAAGCTTCACTCCCAGGGAGCATTCCATAAATTTCGGGGACCAGGGcatggagaggagagagagggttATCGGAGAATTTAAGGGGCGTCTGCATTGACCTGCATAACCAGCTCATGGGCTCGGGACCTGAGACGTGAAGGGCACTGTGCTGGGGTCTAAGGGGACTCTTCAGGATGGGCACGATCACCCACTTGGCAGAGGAGAAAACTGCGACCAAAGAGGGACTCCGTCGGTCCCCTGCGGCAGCCGCCCACGCCGCCGCGCTCCCCAGGGAACGGCGGCCCTGGAGCCCGCACTCCCCGGCTGGGGACTTCCCGGCCTGGCGGGTCCCGAGCCGCGCGCCTGGCGAAgggcgggcggggcggggcgtcCGCGCTCGGCGCTCCCGGGGCGGAGCCTGCGGCCTCCCCGAGGCGGGCTGGGCCCGGGCCGGCAGCCGCGGATAAAAGGCCCCCAGGGCGCCGGGGGAGGTCCGTTAGCGCTGCTCCGCCGCGGCGCCCGGCCCAGCCCCGACCGTCGGCGATCCAGCTGGTGAGCTGCCGCCTGGCCCGGCCCCTGGCCCTGGGTTCTGCCTCTTGCTGTCTTCTGTCGGTCCTTCTGTCTCTTTAGGGTCTGCAGGCTTCTGGGGATTCCTGGAGGCTGGGGACTGGCAGGACTGGGGGTCCCCTGGACAGTCGGCCTGGCCCCCGAGTGGCTCACAACCCTCTTCCAACTGGACAAGTGACCAACTTGGGAAGGTTGGCCCAAGGCCCGTGTGGGTGGTGCGCCCTGGCCCCCAGGGTGCCTGCGTGTCGGGTTTGTGGTCATGCCATGTGTAACTCGCCCAGGAAGGGGACagggatggggcaaggtggcttcGGATATCACTCCTGTGACTTGGGGGACTAGGAGCCAGAATAGAGCTGGGCTTTCCAGCTAACCAATCCAGAGCGttaaggaaggaggcagaggaccCAGCCTTCCCTAGCTCCCACATGTGGAACTCAGAGCCCATTTGCTGGCACTGCTCCAGGCCCAGAGTCAGCGCTCTTAGGGAGGGGACAGGGCCCAGAGGGGAAGCCCCACCCCACTGAGCTACAGAGAAGGGGCTGCAAGTGATCCCAAAGCTGGTGTCCTGAAGATATCCCCTCATGCTCTCTCTTGCATTCCCTTGGGCATTTGCCTCCCCCGTACTCCCCACTAGGCCAGGAACCAGAGCCCCTGGCAGCACCTGGAGCAGGTGCCTCTCTTCCTCAAGATGGGAAGGTCCTGAATCTGTCACTTGGTGGCACTCAGTGCTAGCACCCACCCCTGTGTCCTCGTGCCACAGCCTGGGTGGTAAATCAACCAACAACAGGGTACAATTTCACtcactctttctcctttctttcctctctccccttctcttccaaCATCCATCACTGTGTGGTTTTGAAAGCCCAGCCTGTAGCCAGGCTGCCTGCTGGAATCCTGGCTAGGCAAGATTCTTCACTTCTCTCCTgatcttctcatctgtaaagtagagatgagtattcaataaatatttctaaatatatcctattattatcatcacctcccttctccccctctcttctccttcctgttcCTTCTTCCCTGTCTCCTCCTTTGCTTAGATAAAAAGCAACCTCTGAGGCTGCCTCTGTCTCTTAGGGCTAATTCTCAGCCCAGTCCTCATCCTGTGCTCAGATATGGGGAGATCATTGTGAACTCATGAAGCAAGTAAAGTGCTAGGAAGGCAAGAGACTGGGAGAGCTTACTGCAGGGAGTAGCATTTGAGCTGGGTGTTGAAGGATGTGTAGGAGTTTAACAATCTGAGATAGAGGGAAAGTACACTCCAAGTAGAAGGAGAAGTGAGAGCAAAGGCATGGAGGTGGGAGATGAAGGTATGTTTGGGAAATGGTGAGAAGATTAATTTGGAGTGAGCAAAAGCTACAGGGGCCCTCTGTGGGTGGGAAGGCTGAGAGGAAGGGCTGTCCCTGCATCTGATGTCCTCTGCTGCTGCCAGCTTGCCTCCTGGCAGCTTGCATGGAAGGAGGCTACCCTGGCTCAGAGCCTAGGGTCCTCTAACAGAAGCCCATCCCAGCCCCAAGCAGAGAACCTGCTAGCATGGAACTGTCCAGGGACTCTAATAGCCCTCCTCTGTGCTGGGGGGACTTCAGCCACTAGCCAAACAGCAGGCCTGCCCAGTCCACCCTGGGAACCACGAGAGTGTGTCACCCCCTAGGACCACCCCTCCCCTCAATTTTACAGGGGAGTGAGACTCAGGGAGAGGAAAACTCCATCCTGAGGTGGTGGGAAGAGTAAGGTCCTCTTTCAGCCCAGGCCCAATGTGACCACTGGTCCTAACAGTGAAAGGCCCTGAGCACAATCCTTCCCAAGCCCTCCGTCATCTGAGGACCATTCCTCCTGCAGTGACTTTGGTGTGGCTCAGGTGTGGAAAGAGAAGCAGTGGAGAGCACTCTGCTGATGGTGACACCAAGTTGGGAGCCCCCTGGGttgctaagtgtgtgtgtggggtgacaGCAAGAAAGCAGTGTTAAAGTCTGGAAAGGAGGCACAGGAGGAATAAGTGGGAAGAGACTGTGGCTGTGAGAGTGAGAAGGGGGCAGCCAGCCTCGGGGAGTGCACGGAGGGGTTCTGACCTCAGTAGTGTGGGTAACGGGGACGGGAGCAAACCTACAGAATGCTGCAGAAAAGAGACCTAAAGTTGAGATGGGACACTGCCTCCGTTTTCTTCTTTGTACAGAAAGGGGGTGAGAGCAGATGTTACACCACATCTGTAAATAACAGCTCACTGCAGTGGAGAGCCTGCTCTTCTGAGGGCTTAGCATGTGGTCGGTCATTCACTAAGCATCACAGCAGTCCTATGCAGTAGGTGCTACTGTTGCCCCCATTTTATAGAAGGAGACACTGAGGCCACAAATTACCTAGACTAAATGGGGGAggtagaatttgaacccaggcagtccaACTCCCCAGTGTGTACTTAAGCCCAGTGCCAGGGCCACCCTTTGATGTGGCCTAAACCCCTCATGGCCGCCCCACTTCCTACAAGATAAAAAGCAAACTCCCTTCAAGTGCTCAGGGTCCTCAATCATCTGAGCCCACCTGCCCCTCCATCTCCTTCCCCTCCAAGCCACCAACACCGCAGTATGGGGGTAAGAGAAGGGTTTCCTTGCTCTTGAACaatcttccctcttccttcttttacccctcCTGTCCTCCCTACTTGGAATGCCCTGTTtcccacccaggagaactcttagTCATCTGACAAGGCCTTCCCTGattcctcttctctgtgtgtcACATTTGATGCCTTCATTTCTCTGTTCCAGCATCTGGCCTAATAACCGGACCAAGATAAATCCTCCAAAAGTATTGTTGCTTCAATGCTCGAATCATTCAGCTATGGCTGAAGGGGTAGCAGAGGCTATGCAAGCTGGAGGAGACATTAGACAGTATTTGGCCATAACTTACCTTGGAAATAAGAAATTAGGCCCTAGAGAGTTTAAGAGACTTGGCCAAGCTACACAGCAAATGAATAGGAGAGGTCTTGACTGCCTCTAATAACCCTTTCTGCCTCAGCATTCCATATGCCCTCTGTGGGGAAAGGTGGCATTTTACACCTTTTTCTGGGAGCATCAGAAGGTAGGAGAGAGCAATAACTGATTGTTCCTAACCTCAGGACACCCCAGAGACTCTCTCAGTACTTGACTTGGAGAGTACACCCCTCCTCTACCTTCAAACACATTGCTGAGGAGGCCTGAGGTCGGGGACAGAGGTAGTAATAATTATTCACTCCTTCCCCAGGTGCCTGTGAAGTCACCATGATGTGGTCCCCATCAGCTACCCTCTCCCTGttcctgctgctgttgctgctagGCCATGTCCCTCCCAGCAGACTACAGTCACTGGGCACCAAGAAGCTCCGGCTGGTGGGCCCAGGAAGCAAACCAGAGGAGGGCCGCCTGGAGGTGCTGCACCAGGGCCAGTGGGGCACTGTGTGTGATGATGACTTCGCTCTCCAGGAGGCCACAGTGGCCTGCCGCCAACTGGGCTTTCAGTCTGCCTTGACCTGGGCCCACAGTGCCAAGTATGGCCAAGGGGAGGGTGAGTGATGGCACTGGCCTGAAGGACAGCAGCGAGATGGTAGCTGGCTTCTCTTGGGGACTAAGCTCACTGAGGCTCCAATAGAAGGCTTCAGATGCCCACCCACCCTTTAATGCCCAGCTCAAATGGCTTCCACGAGGCATCTCCTGTGTGCTCCATCTGCAGACAGTCCCTGCTCCAGTTCTCCCACTCTCTCTGTAATGAGGcctccaccatcatcatcactaaATTCTAAGTTCATAATTCTAAGAACATAGCAATGGTGTCACATAGTGGGTCCTTAGCAAACACTGAcgaatgaatggatgggtggacagCCAGaccaatggatggatggatggatggatggatgggtgaacaGAGGTCTAGTCATTTTCCAGAAACAGGTTCTGTGAACTTGCCTGACACCAAAAGGAGAACCagctcccctccccaccacacacactttCTACTTAGTGTTGGAGATAGAGACTTGATAACTATGGGGTCCCATCCAAGAACAGAGCTGCAGCTGCCACTCTGTGCCCATCTTCCAgttcaccttcccctcccccacaggaCCCATCTGGCTGGACAATGTGCGCTGTGTGGGTACTGAAAGCACCCTGGACCAGTGTGGATCTAACGGCTGGGGTGTCAGTGACTGCAGTCACTCAGAAGATGTTGGGGTGGTGTGCCACCCCCAGCGCCAGAGTGGCTACCTCTCTGAGAAAGTCTCCAATGCTCTAGGGCCCCAGGTGAGGAGGCTGCTGAGGGTTGGATTAGAGCCAGAGAGCCAGATGACAAACCTGGATGAGAGAGAAGGGACAGGGTAGAACCGGATTAAGCCTGGAGCAGGTGCACAGACAGAGGGCATCAGTTCGATGCGGACAGGCCAGAGGGTTGGAGGCAGGGCCTGCTGGGAATGAAAGATGCTGCACTCCATGATGGAGGCAGAAGCTGGGTGAGGGAGCCGCTTCACCCACAAGGCCTAGCCACAATTGCTGCCTCTTACCAGCGCAAACAACCCTGAGCTAAAAACAGCGCAAGCCAAACAACAGGAGTTGGCAGGGCAGGGCCCTGGCTCCCACCCTCTGTTGCAAGGTGGCCTCTGCTAAGGACAGCTGGCCCTGGCCCACTGAACACAGTGAGCCACAGAGGGGTTGCTCCATACCGGTCTAAATCACCCCAAGGATAGGGTGGTGGGTCTTGTGGATGAAAGAGTCCTGCTGGTGGTCCCATATCAGCTCTCCCCAGGGCGGCATGAAGGCCCCTCCATGCCCAACAGAAGCCTCCCAAATTCCAAGGGATCTGTCCTGATCTTAGGGAGGGCACAGACCTGCTTTGTGCTCTCCACTTTAACAAAATGAAGACCTGCAGTGGCCCCACAGAAGGCCCACGATAACTCTGTACTGCAGGGCCAGCGGCTGGACGAGGTACGCCTCAAgcccatccttgccagcaccaAGCGGCACAGCCCAGTGACTGAGGGGGCTGTGGAGGTGCGGTATGAGGGTCACTGGCGGCAGGTATGTGACCAAGGCTGGACCATGAACAACAGCAGAGTGGTGTGCGGGATGCTGGGATTCCCCAGCCAAGTGCCTGCCAACAGCCATTACTACAGGTAAGGAGGGTGGGACTGGGGACccatggctctgtgtgtgtgtgtgtgtgtgtgtgtgacagagagtaTTTTGCAGGGTTTTGTGAGGGTTGAGGAGAACTGATTGGCAGGACAGGGATCTCTGTGACGGGATATGCATCACCTATTAAGGACTGGGCCTTAAACCAGTGAACAAGGATGGGCTTCGAGATTCTGAAAAATACCTAGAAGTGGTCAGAAAATAAGCTTTGTACTTGTCAATCATGAAGAAAAAATTGGCTGTGGTGCCAAATGAAAACAATGGCATGCAAACTTTCGGGTCCCTGATTAAAAAGATAGATTTTGCTGAAGACCCTGAAAAAATGCATGCTGGGCTCAGTTCTACCAGTAACTAGCTGTGGGGCCTTGGGTAGACATCTGGGCCTCAACTATCCACTCCCTGTGAATGATCTCAGCTCTGCTCCAGGGATTTTCCTCAACTCTGATCCGAGCCAGACTGCGATGGGGTTGCATGTAAGCAAGGCGTGGGGTGGGGTGCATTtggagagagaagacagaaacgTGGCAGAACTGTCACAGCAGATTGCATCAGCTCAGTAAATGACCAGCCTAGTCACGGTCCCAGTCTCTTCTTTGACAGTAAGAAGTGTGTTTCTCCTGGAGGGAGGGCTCTCCTAAAGTACCTCCAAGTCATTGCCCTCCCCTGTAAGTTTGTCATGCTTCATTGAAGCAGTTGAGTCCCTTGTTGCTCTGTCCTGGGTCTCTGGCTTAGGCAACTCTGGTCCTGAAGAAAAAGCGTAGTAGGCAAGCCACATGGTTGCATCCTTGGGGATGATGGGGACATGGGCCCCTGGCTCCCCACTCCCTGGTAATTGTACATTGGGCCCTGCTGACTGACCCCTCACGCATGAGGAAGGCAGCCCTGATTACAGCCTGGGTGTCTCTGAGTGGCAGCCCCCAACCCCCAGCCAGGCTCTCAACTTCCACCTGTCCCCAGAGGACCTTTCCCTAGTTCCTTCTTTCAGGACACTCCCTTAAGACTCCCTTCATCTGGGCTGGGGAGAGGGCAGGCATGAACTGCTTGTCCCAGCATCCTAAAGTGATGGCACTTTAGGGACCTTGCTGACAAGCAAGGTAAAATGGGGTCATCATTATTTGTGAGGTGACCATCCTATCCAGGCTAGTGGGAAGCCCAACATTGACATAGGATTTTTTAACAAGTTCACAGACTATGCACACCTGTACAAATGTGAGGGTGGCTGTGAGGAGCTATGGTGGCAGGCGTTAGAACTCCTGCACCCCCCTccactctccatctttctcctacCACAGGAAAGTCTGGAATTTGAAGATGAAGGATCCCAAATCTAGGTGAGGAATGGTGCCTGCAAGGGAGGAGGCAAAGAGCTGTGGTGAGGGGCTGTGAGGgactgcctccctccccacctttcCTTCCCCTTGGCCTCCTCCTTCTCTACTTAAGCCCTCCTCGACCCTCAGTTTCCTTTGTCTTCCAGGCTGAACAGCCTGGCCAGTAAGAATTCCTTCTGGATCTACCGAGTCAACTGTCTGGGGACAGAACCCCACCTAGCCAACTGCCAGGTACAGGTGGCTCCAGGACGGGGCAAACTGCAGCCGGCCTGCCCAGGTGGCATGCACGCTGTGGTCAGCTGTGTGCCAGGGCCTAACTTTCACCCACTGAAGACGAAGCCCCAGCGAAAGGCGTCCCGGTCAGAGGTGAGCCTCAAGGGGCCCTGTACCTGACCAAGGCATAGCTCCCCTCAGCAAGATCCTGCCCAGTGAGGAGAGGAGACCCAGACTGGGAAAGGAGGCCAACTGACAGAATGGTAGAGCCTTGGAATTAATTTAAAAGGGATCATTTGTAACCCTACCATAAATGGAAAGTAGACATCACTTGCCATGAATAGAAGGTAACCGTAAAAACAGTAATTAAATTGTAGCTGCAGCCCATTGAGGCCGAAAGTATTGAACCTAAGCCTGGCCTTTTGTTATAAAAAGTAGGTGAGCAAGTGCTAGTGAGGCTTTACACACACACTAGCATCATTGAAGAAGTGGAGGTTGACAAAACTGGCTTATTTAAGGTGATAGTTACAGGAAGTCAGAAGTGGGACTGGAATGCCTGCCTGGGCCTTGGCTGTGGCCCATAGAACTTGGAGGCTTTGCCCTGGGGTCCTCTGTGGGGGTTCAGGCCCTCTGATTGCCCTTTGTGAAGCAGTTTTTCTCCTCCCACAGCAGGAACTAAAGGTGCGCCTGCGCTCTGGCGCCCAGGTGGGCGAGGGCCGTGTGGAAGTGCTCGTGAACCGCCAGTGGGGCACAGTCTGTGACCACGGATGGAACCTCATCTCCGCCAGCGTTGTATGTCGTCAGCTTGGCTTTGGCTCTGCACGGGAGGCCCTTTTTGGGGCCCAGCTGGGCCAAGGTGAATAAGAGGTCTGTGGTAGGGCTGGAGGGCCTGGATGTGCTGCTAGCACCTCTCTTGGTGGCTCTGGGGTTCCGAGACCCAAGACAGAAAGTTCTTCCCCTCTGAGGAGGGAAGCCACAGGTGTGGGCTaaagagatggagtctcaaacaTCTCACTCTCCCCCTACAGGGCTAGGGCCCATTCACCTGAGTGAGGTGCGCTGCAGGGGGTATGAACGGATCCTCAGTGACTGTCTCGCCCTGGAGGGGTCCCAGAATGGTTGTCAACATGGGAATGATGCTGCTGTCAGATGCAATATTCCTGACATGGGCTTCCAGAATCAGGTGAGTTCAAGTCTGAGCATGTCCTGAGGAGACCCTGGGAAGCCCCCTAGACATCCATCTTGAGCCAGGAGGAGGGGCTCAGGAGAGGCATCAAGTGCTTCTGCCTGAACAGTCCACCTCCCTTGGAGCCAGCCTCAAGTGTCCTCTCCTTTTGGTTGCCTGCTTCGCCTGCAGCCGCAGAGATGTCAGAGGGATGAACATACTTACCACATAGTCCCAGGGTCCTTGTATAGCTGAGGAAGGTGCCTGGGACCAGAGCAACAGGCAGCAGGTGCACTGGAGGCCATGTGGGATGCTCAGGTTCAGGGTTGGAGGAGCTGTGGGCAAGTTATGGAGCTCCTGTAAAGTGGGGCTAGCTCTCTCATGGGGCCATTGGGAGTGAGGTGACAGACCTGAAAGCCCTTTGCAAGTTGCGAGTCATCCTTAATGGTGGGACCTTAAGTAAGAGGAGGGCAAGTTCCAGAGCAAAGACCCTTGAGTTAGATTTCTCTAGGGACACTAGGGACTATCTAGTAACTGTCCTCACTTTACAGAGAAAACAAGCCCAGAAAGGGGGAGTGTCTGGTTAGGGTCACACTGAACTGACCTGGCAGGTCTCCAGGCTCACAGTCCTGGGTTCTCCCCACCTCCTCGCATTCCTCTAACCACTGCAGGTGCGCTTGGCTGGTGGGCGTAGCCCTGAGGAGGGTGTGGTGGAAGTACAGGTGGAGGTGAACGGGGTTCTACACTGGGGGACCGTGTGCAGTGACCACTGGGGACTCACGGAAGCCATGGTGGCCTGCCGACAACTCGGCCTGGGTTTTGCCAACTTTGCCATCAAGGTAggtccctgtctttctctttttctatttcagtgtCCTGGACTGAGCGGACCAAAACTTTTGAGGCTAGAGCTGCTTGACCCTTCATTGTCTACTCAGCAATTAATTATTGAGTGAAACTTTGGGCTGACATTATGCTGGGTGCAAGCGATGCTGTGGTGGACGAGACAAGGTCCCGCCTTGAGCATATGCTGAGTAACTGAGGCTCTCAGTAAAATGATTACATAATCAGGCATACAGCTGAATCTGTACGAAAGATGAATAGAAGTCTGCCAGatgaggtgggggaggagaaagagcagCCGGTGCAAAGGCCTGCAGCCTGAGAACACTGGATTCAGTTAAAGAAATCAGGGGCCAAGGGCTGCAAAGTGGCATGAAATTCGAGGGTTGGAAAGAAGGCAGGAACAAGATaacttcagatttttaaaagttttcttccaTTGGTGTTTGGAAAACAAGAGTGGAGACTAACCTGAATGCAGGAAGCACACTCAGGTTACTGTAGGGCCGAGGTGAGAAATGAGACTGGGTTGGACCAGGCCAGGAACAACATAGGGATATTAAGTGGATAGATTCAAAAGATGTGCATGGCTGCAGTGGAGAAAGTGCCACACCTGCACCCACTCTGGCTTGTCAGGCAATGGACAGCAGACCTCACCAGAACTGGGCTCTGTGCTGAGGGGCTGTATGAGAGGCAGCTGAAAGATAGGAATATACTGCACCTGCATGGGGGAGACACACAGGTCCATCCTCCTCAAACGGCAGAGGGCCTTCTGGGAAAGGGGTGGGAGCAGAGCCAGATGGAAGCCACAGGCAGTGGGGTTTTGCCTCAATATGTGGAATAATCTTCTAATGTCAGAGGGGTCCAATGTCACATGGTCCAACGTCACATCTACCCAAGGGGTAGAGGTTCTCATCCTAGGCCGAGGCTGGACACAGCCTGGTAGGGATGGATGACGGAGTCTAAGCCTCAGATGGACAGCAGAGATGGCTCCCCAGGCACCTCTGGCTCTGACTGGGTGATGCTGGCTGTCTTCTTAGGACACCTGGTACTGGCAGGGGACACCGGAGGCCAGAGAAGTTGTGATGAGTGGGGTGCGCTGCTCAGGCACAGAGCTGGCCCTGCAGCAGTGTCAGAGGCACGGACCTGTGCACTGCTCCCACGGTACTGGGCGCTTTTCAGCTGGAGTAGCCTGCATGAACAGTGAGTAATGGGAGAGGGTCACAGGCATGGACAGGCTGTGGCAGGGTTGGGAGTGGAAGTGCCAGCTCAACCATTCCCCAGCTGTGTGTAGCCAAACCGTGTATCATCAGGATGCAAAGCCTGCTCTGCCCACCTGATGGAATTATTGTGAGAATGAAAACTGAGAAAATGCGAATGTACAAGGAGATATGGCAGGGTTTTTCAATTTGGGGGTATGACCAATAGCTTTTAAAGAGTGACACAATCAAAACATGATAGTGTATTACATTTAGTAAGGGTACTGTTTTTTCTTGGAACTTtgtaagtacataaataaaatatattgtcatttgcaagaaaagtAGCTTGGAAGCCACTGCAGAGGATATGTAAATGTGAGGTATGCTGGGGCCTAAGGCTTGTGTGTTCTCTTTCTGAGCTATGGGAT
The sequence above is a segment of the Castor canadensis chromosome 7, mCasCan1.hap1v2, whole genome shotgun sequence genome. Coding sequences within it:
- the Loxl4 gene encoding lysyl oxidase homolog 4 isoform X2, with the protein product MMWSPSATLSLFLLLLLLGHVPPSRLQSLGTKKLRLVGPGSKPEEGRLEVLHQGQWGTVCDDDFALQEATVACRQLGFQSALTWAHSAKYGQGEGPIWLDNVRCVGTESTLDQCGSNGWGVSDCSHSEDVGVVCHPQRQSGYLSEKVSNALGPQGQRLDEVRLKPILASTKRHSPVTEGAVEVRYEGHWRQVCDQGWTMNNSRVVCGMLGFPSQVPANSHYYRKVWNLKMKDPKSRLNSLASKNSFWIYRVNCLGTEPHLANCQVQVAPGRGKLQPACPGGMHAVVSCVPGPNFHPLKTKPQRKASRSEELKVRLRSGAQVGEGRVEVLVNRQWGTVCDHGWNLISASVVCRQLGFGSAREALFGAQLGQGLGPIHLSEVRCRGYERILSDCLALEGSQNGCQHGNDAAVRCNIPDMGFQNQVRLAGGRSPEEGVVEVQVEVNGVLHWGTVCSDHWGLTEAMVACRQLGLGFANFAIKDTWYWQGTPEAREVVMSGVRCSGTELALQQCQRHGPVHCSHGTGRFSAGVACMNSAPDLVMNAQLVQETAYLEDRPLSLLYCAHEEKCLSESADHMDWPYGHRRLLRFSSQIYNLGRADFRPKTGRHSWIWHQCHRHYHSIEVFTHYDLLTINGSKVAEGHKASFCLEDTNCPTGLQRRYACANFGEQGVTVGCWDTYRHDIDCQWVDITDVGPGDYIFQVVVNPTNEVAESDFSNNMMRCRCKYDGQRVWLHNCHTGDSYRANTELSLEQEQRLRNNLI
- the Loxl4 gene encoding lysyl oxidase homolog 4 isoform X1, translating into MMWSPSATLSLFLLLLLLGHVPPSRLQSLGTKKLRLVGPGSKPEEGRLEVLHQGQWGTVCDDDFALQEATVACRQLGFQSALTWAHSAKYGQGEGPIWLDNVRCVGTESTLDQCGSNGWGVSDCSHSEDVGVVCHPQRQSGYLSEKVSNALGPQGQRLDEVRLKPILASTKRHSPVTEGAVEVRYEGHWRQVCDQGWTMNNSRVVCGMLGFPSQVPANSHYYRKVWNLKMKDPKSRLNSLASKNSFWIYRVNCLGTEPHLANCQVQVAPGRGKLQPACPGGMHAVVSCVPGPNFHPLKTKPQRKASRSEQELKVRLRSGAQVGEGRVEVLVNRQWGTVCDHGWNLISASVVCRQLGFGSAREALFGAQLGQGLGPIHLSEVRCRGYERILSDCLALEGSQNGCQHGNDAAVRCNIPDMGFQNQVRLAGGRSPEEGVVEVQVEVNGVLHWGTVCSDHWGLTEAMVACRQLGLGFANFAIKDTWYWQGTPEAREVVMSGVRCSGTELALQQCQRHGPVHCSHGTGRFSAGVACMNSAPDLVMNAQLVQETAYLEDRPLSLLYCAHEEKCLSESADHMDWPYGHRRLLRFSSQIYNLGRADFRPKTGRHSWIWHQCHRHYHSIEVFTHYDLLTINGSKVAEGHKASFCLEDTNCPTGLQRRYACANFGEQGVTVGCWDTYRHDIDCQWVDITDVGPGDYIFQVVVNPTNEVAESDFSNNMMRCRCKYDGQRVWLHNCHTGDSYRANTELSLEQEQRLRNNLI